The sequence TGAACAGTGCGAAGCTCAGCCGTCCCAGACCCAGGGAAGCCGGTGTCAGGCTCGGGCTTCCGGTGATGCCGACGGTGAAGGCGCACAGGACCGCCCAGGGCAGGAACCAGCGCAGATGGAACCACAGGCTTTCCCGGGTCACCTGCAGCCAGCGCAGATGACGTTGGGCCAGACCTTCGGGACGGCAGAGCTGGCGGAGGATTCCGAACGCTGCGGCCGGCCGGCCGGCGAGCAGCAGTCCGGCGGCCAGGGGGGTCAGTTCGGGCTCGGTCAGGGAATGGCGCCGGAGCCACAATCCCGCGCCGAACAGCAGCAGGGGCAGCGGTGCGGCCAGGATCAGGGTGTCGATCAGGGCGCGGAGGGTGTTGCTGAAGCGGTCGCTGCGGATGCTGCGGGTCGCCTGCCCGAGAGCGGTCAGGTCCCGGGCGGCCCGGCGCTGCAGAAAAAGAAGCACCAGCAGGGCCAGGGAAAGGGCCGCCGGTGGGCCGGGATCACGGCGCGCCAGGACGGCCAGCTGCCGGAGCCGGTCCTGGATGAGGGAAGGTTCCAGGGCGTACTTCAGTGGCCCGAGGAGGGTTTCCCGGTCGAATCGCAGGCGGCGGTAGGGGATCCACAGCAGCTGGCGCTGCAGGAAACGGCGATACGCCTGAACCTGTTCGTAGAACTGATGCTCCAGGGCATCCAGTTTCGACAGGCTGCTCAGATAGCGGGTGTATTCCTGTTGCAACGTCTGCAGGGCTTCGCGGCGGTTCTCCAGGGCCTCGCGCAGCTGCAGGCGGAGGATCGCCCGCCGCCCCGGCGGCAGGTCGGGTGGCAGTTGCGCCAGGCTGGCTTCGATGAGCGCATCGATATCCTCCAGCTGCCGCAGGGCTTCCTCGATCTCGAAACGCCGCACCACGGCCTGCTTCAGGCGGGTGCGGCGGATGGCCCCCTCACGGCGGAAGCTGTCGAGATTGGGCAGGGAGCGGAGGCGCTGGGACAGCATCGCGGCGATGGCCTCATCGGTGCCGGTCAGTTCCACCGCCTGGCGGATGCGCTCGAAGTCACGCTGCAGGGCGGTAAGCCGGTTCTGGAGCGCGTCGATGCGGTGCTTGAGGTGCTTGCCTTCCGCTAGCAGATGCTCCAGTTCCTGCCACAGCTCCAGGTTCTCCTCGTACAGCGGTTGCACCTCGGGGGCGGCGGTGCGCAGCGCCAGTTCCGTGGTGCTGCTGGCGCTGAGAACCTTGTGTTCGCGGGCCAGCGCCACGGCCTGACGCAGGCGTTCGCTGCGGCTGCGGTGCTCGGCGGCTTCGAGACGCAACAGGTCCCGTTCGGCCCGGGTCAGCTTGGTCAGCAGGTCCAGATGGCTTTGCTGGAGACGCAGAAGCGCCAGCTGCGCCTCCAGCCAGTGCCGCCGGGCCTCCAGGGACAGGCGGCGGGCGCGCTGCAGCGGGTCGGCCGGGTTTTCGGGCAAGTTTTCCAGTTCACGGGCCACTTCGGCCAGCTGCTGTTCCAGTGCGGCGATACGTTTGCTGCCCTGGGCGGCAAATTCCACTAGCTGCGCCAGTTCCTGTTCTTTGGTCTGAAGCGCGGTGGTGGTCTTGTTGCGGGCCGCCTCCTCTTCGGCCAGCTGCACTTCCAGTTGCTCGAGAGGACGCTCCAAACGCAGGGGCGGCCAGCTGCGGGCCAGCCTCTCCGGGCGTTCCAGCAGCGTTCCGATTTCCCGCAGCCGTCGGGGGGCCTGGCGTACGGTCTCCTGCAGGCGCCGCTGTTTCGCCTCGGTCGCCTGGGCCTGCTGCAACCACTGCAGGGCCTGGCCCAGCCATTCCAGGGCCTGTTTGCGGTCCTTTTCCTCCAGGGTGGAGGATTCGATGGTCTGGCGCAGCGCCTCTATCTGGGCCGCGTCCGGCGCCTGGGACGCCCCCCAGCCGGATCCGGCAAGCGCAAGCAGGAGCAAAAGCGCCAGGTAACGCCGCACCTCAGTCCGCCTTCGGGGGTTGCAGATCGGGCAGCCGCTTTTTCACCGGCACTCCGAGATCGACCAGCATCTCCGCCTGGCGGATCAGGTTGCCGCGGCCGTCGGTGAGCTTGTTGCGGGCTTGGTTGTAGGTGTTTTGGGTGGTCTGCAGCTGCTGGCCGATTTTGTCGAAATCTTCGAGAAAGCCGCGCAGCTTGTCGTACAGCCTGCCGGCGCGTTCGATGATGTGCTGGACGTTTTCCTGCTGGCGCTCGAAACGCCACAGGTTCTCGACGGTGCGCAGGGTCGCCAGCAGGGTGGTGGGGGTGACCACGATGATGCGCTTTTCGAAGGCGCGGGCGAACAATTCCGGGTCGGCCTGGAAGGCGGCGCTGAAGGCGGCCTCGATGGGCATGAACATCAGCACGAAGTCGAGGCAGTTGAGGCCGGGAAGATCCTCGTAGTTCTTGGTGCTGAGCTGGTCGATGTGGCGGCGGATGGACGCCAGGTGGCGCTTGAGGGCGGTCTGGCGGTCGCTGTCCCCGTCGGCGTTGACGTATTCCTGCCAGGCGCTGAGGGAGACTTTGGAGTCGATGACGATGTCCTTGCCCTCCGGCAGATGGACGATGACGTCCGGGCGCAGCAGTTTGCCGTCGGGATCGCGGAAGCTGCCCTGGACCTCGTACTCCTGTCCTTGGCGCAGCCCGGAACGCTCCAGCACCGTCTCCAGCACGATCTCCCCCCAGGTGCCCTGGGCCTTGCTGTCGCCCTTGAGGGCCCGTGCCAGGCGCTGGGCCTCCTCGTCGAGTTTCTGATTGGCCTCCTGGAGGCGCCTGAGCTCCTGCAGCAGCGAACCGTGCTGTTTCTGTTCCTCGCTGTGGATAGCGTCGATACGCCGGCGGAATTCCTGGAGCTGCTCTCGCATCGGGGCCATAATCTGGTCGAGGCTGTGGCGGCTCTGCTCGCTGAACTGGCGGCCCTTTTCCTCCAGGATGCGGGCGGCCAGGGCCTCGAACTCGGCCTTGAGCTGGGTGCGGGCCTGCTGCAATTCCGCCAGCTTTTCCTCGTGATGGCGGCGCTGGTCCTCCAGCCGGGTCTCAAGCTCGGTGTTGCGGGTCATAAGGCGCTCGCGCTCGTCTTCCAGCTCTCCGAGGCGGCTGCGGAGGGATTCGAGTTCGGCCATCAGCTGCCGGTTGCGCTGGTCGCTTAAGGCCAGGTCCTGTTCCCGGCGGCTTAGGTGCCGCTGCTGCAGCAGGGCGGTGAGCAGGGCGCCAAGCAATAGGCCGGCGGCGAGGGGGATCAGCCAGATGGGATCGAAAGCGGGCATGTCAAAGATGCGATTCTTCGAAGCCGAGATTGTGGAACAGGATCAGGAGAGTCACCAGGATGATCACGCCGATGAGGATGCGGCGGAACAGTACCGGCGGCGGCTGGTCCTGGCGGATGTGGCTGAGTACGTCCACCGCCGCCACGTACAGGAAGGTGCCGCCGGAGAACAAAAGCAGTAGGCCGATCCAGTCGTGGGACAGTCGGCGCAGGAACAGGAAGGTAATCAGCAGCCCGGCAGGCGTGGCCAGGCTGAAGCGCAGCAGCTGACGCCAGGGATTGGAGGCAGGGGTTCCTTTGCGCCACAGAAACGCGCCCAGGCCGAATGCCACCGGCAGTTTGTGGACCATCACCGCTGTCAGGATCGGTATGCTGACCGCCATCAGACCGGTGGCGATGCTGGCGCCGATGGCCAGGCCGTCGGTCAGGGCGTGCAGCGCCAACCCCAGGGACAGGAGCGGGGTGGGATCGGCGGGTTTTTCGATCTCATGTCCGATCCCCCAGGATTCCAGCCCCAGCATCAGCAGAAAGCCGCTAAGAAGCGCCAGGCCGGAAGCCAGCGCCGGGGGCAGGGTCAAGAAGGTGTCCGAATGGGGGACGGTGTCGGGCGGGTGCAGCATGAACAGCATTTCGAAGCCCTCCGGAATCACGATCACCATCGCCGAGGCCAGCAGGAGACCTGCGGCGATGGCTGTGGTCGCCGGCCAGTGACCGGCCTTGAAAGCGGGCAGATAGCGGGGGGCCAGACCGGCCCCGAGCGCCCCAAGAAAGGCGACGAGGGCGAAGGCGAGAGCGGAAGACCAGGCGGACACGGAAGATCCTTTTGAGTGAACGAAAAATCCTGCAAGTTTACCGTCTGGCCAATGCTTTGGCCAAGTGAATCAGGCCTGCCGTCACTCGGGCGAAGGCATCATAATTGAGCTTGTCTGTTTCGTTACCGTTCATTGCGCCAGGCCAAGCCTGGAGAAGGAGGAAGTTATGTAGAAGGAAAGACATCGCTGAAACCTTCAGAGCGACCTGACAGGTGCAAGTCCTGTCCGGCCAAGGCTGGCCACCAGCCGGAACCGAGTGTTGCGTGGTCGAGGAGCGATCCCGACTGCGAAGCGTACACAGGGGGCCTGTAGGCCGCGTGATGGAGCCTCGAAAGTACGGAATGCGGAGCCGACGTTGTTGAACGGACGGAAGGCAACAGGGGTGGTGCTGTACTGGCCTGGCATCATCCCTCCGCCGGGGTCGAAGAGCGGGGCATGCAGGGCAAGGGTCGCCCAGGAACCTGGGAGGGCTCGATCACTCCTTGCGGGAAGAGCGGTGCGGGCGCCGTGTGAGAAAAGGCCCAGGCCCATCGGAGCGGTGTCCGGCCGATGGGAGCGAACGGGACACGAAGCAGGGTACCGGCGCGCGAAGGCGACGAAGCGCGCTGGGAAGGTGATCGAGCAATCGGAGCCTGCCGATAGTACCTGGGAAGTCGGGGAACCTGCCCCAAGGGACCCGATGGAGGGAAGCGGCAGGTCGGACGATGGGGCTTTCGGAGGGACAGATGGCCGGGACATCGAGCCAGGAGAACATCTCAACACGACAACGGAAGCTAGCGGAACTGGCCCGGATCGAACCGAAGCTGGAACTGACCACGATTGCCCACCACATCGACGTGGTGTGGCTGGAAGAAGCCTGGCGGCGCACCCGCAAGGACGGGGCCGCCGGGGTGGACGGCGTGACTGCATCCCAATACGCAGCCGACTTAGAGGAGAACCTGACGCGCCTGCTGGAACGGTTCAAGACCGGCCGGTATCGGGCGCCTGCGGTACGGCGCGTCCACCTGCCCAAGCCGGGAACGGGAAAGACCCGCCCGATCGGCATTCCCACGCTGGAAGACAAGGTGCTGCAACGGGCGGTGCTGATGGCGCTGGAACCCATCTTCGAGCAGGACTTTCTCGACTGCGCCTACGGGTTCCGGCCCGGACGCAGTGCCCACCAGGCCCTGGAGAGGCTATGGGGCGGGCTGATGGCCATGGGCGGTGGCTGGGTCATCGACCTGGACATCCAAAACTTCTTCGACGACGTGGACCGGGACCGGCTGCGGAACTTTCTGGGGCAGAGGGTGCGCGACGGCGTGATCTGCCGCGTGATCGGTAAATGGCTGAATGCCGGTGTCATGGAAGGCGGACAGCTTCACTACCCCGAACAAGGGACACCGCAAGGTGGGGTGATCTCCCCACTGCTGGCCAACCTCTACCTGCATCACGTGCTCGACCTGTGGTTCGAGCAGACGGTCAAACCGCGACTGCAAGGCAGCGCCTTCGAAGTCCGGTTCGCCGACGATGCGGTCCTGGTGTTCGAACGGGAAGAAGACGCCCGGCGGGTATTGGCCGTTCCGGGCAAGCGCCTGGCCAAATACGGCCTGCGCCTGCACCCGGACAAAACCCGCCTGCTCGACTTCAGAAAACCCGGACGGAAAGGCCAGAGCTTCCAATACCTGGGATTCACCCACTACTGGGGACGCTCAAGGAAAGGGCGTTGGGTCGTCAAACGCAAGACCGCCCAAGCCCGGCTCAGCCGCTCCCTGCAGGCGATCAACCACTGGTGCCGGATGCACCGCCACTGGCCGGTTGCAGACCAACAAGCGGCCCTGAGCCGCAAACTCAAGGGGCATTATGCCTACTATGGGATCGTCGGCAACAGCCAATCGCTGGCCCGCTTCCTGTACGAGGTCAGACGGCGCTGGTACAAATGGTTGTCCCGCCGCAACCGGGAACGGATGAACTGGGACCATTTTGGGCGGCTGTACAAACGATACCCACTCCCCCCACCGCGCGTGGTTCACGGAATTGCCCGTTGCGTAGCGACGCCATAGTCCGAGGAGCCGGATGCCTTAATCGGGCACGTCCGGATCTGTGGGAACCGCGGGTGAGCAATCGCCCGCGGTCACCCGGCCGGGCTTGCCACTGGAAGTGGTTGAGGTTCCGGCAGGGGCAGGCGGAAGGTGACCTCGCCCTCTGCCATGCCCTGGGCGCAGATGGTCCGCAGGGTCTGATAGACGCCGATCTTGAGGCGCTTGCAGGTTTCGACCAGCGACAGGATCATGGGTCGGAAGCAGTCACCGCGATGCGACTGGCTGAAGAAACGGGTCTTGCGCCAGATGACATAGGGGCGTAGGGCACGCTCTGCCGTGTTGTTGGTCATCGGTACGCCGGGATGGTCCAGGAAGGTCCAGAACCTGGGAAAATCGTCCAACAACTTGCGGCAGCTGCGACCGGTTTTGTTGTCGCCATGTCTTTGGGCGGCCTGTTCCAGTTCGCGCCGGAAGAGGGCTTTGAGGCGTTCCAATCGCCTTCGGTAGCGGTCGGATGGGTAATGGCTCTGTTGCCAGAGCTTGCCGTAGTGAACCGTCAGGCGGGCGGCCCGGAGCAGGCGTTCGCCATCTTCGCCGGCCTGTCCCTTGCGCCCGGCGATCCGTTCCAGGTTGCGGATGAGATGCGCCCAGCAGTATTGGTGTGAGTCCTGGGGATGGTCGTTGTAGGCCCCGTGGCGGTCGGTCACCAGGATTCCCTGGAAATCCCCCAACAGCTCACCGGCCGCACCCTTGCCGCGGGAATAATGGGTCAGGAAATACGCCATCTGATCGGTCGTCAGCGCCCACAGCCAATAGATGCTGCGGCCCCGGTAGTGGCGGGTCTCGTCGGCATGGGCGATCAGCGCTTTTCTGACCGCTTCGCCAATCTGGTTGTAGACCGGACCCAGCCACGCCTGCAGCGGGATCTGGCTCTGGCTGATCGCCCCCAGGCTGAATCTCAGACCCCATTGTTCTTCCAGCAGCGCTTCGACTTCCCGCAGCGACAGGTGATAGCGCCCCGTCATCAAGCCAATCCACGCCACCAGCCCAGGTCCCATCTGGCCGCGGGGCACCTCATCCGGTAGCCGCCCCTGGTGCTTCTCACCACAACACCCACAGCGGCCTTCATACACCCGGTGTTCGACCACCCGGTAACGAATCTCGGGCAGGTCGAACACCTGATGGGGACGGAATCCCCGCACCGCCACCGACCCACCGCACTCGCAGCGGCCATGGGGAAAGTAATGCCGGACCTCGTCCACTGCTTCTGCCGGAACCAGAGCCCGCTCGTGCCTGGGATGTCCCACCTGCGCCCCTTTCTTGCGTCCCGTCGGTCGCTTGCCCTTGCGCTCGGCGCGCTTCTTCGGGCTGTCCTGGGAAGGTGGTTGGGAGGAATTGTCGGACCCCAAGGCCAACTGTTCCTCCAGTTCTTCCACTCGCGCCTGGATCTGCTGAAATTCTCCCAGCGCCCGCCAAAGCGCTTCGATCACCCGGTGGCATTCCTCCACCGTCCCGGGCAAGGGAGGTGGGCGGCTCAGGTCCAGATCAAGTCTTTCCATGGCCCGTATTCTCTTGGTTCTTCAGGCACTTGGCAAGACCGGCCGGGTGACCGCGGGCGATTGCTCACCCGCGGTTCCCACAGATCCGGACGTGCCCGATTAAGGCATCCGGCTCCTCGGACTATGGCGTCGCTACGCAACGGGCAATTCCGTGAACCACGCGCGGTGGGGGGAGTGGGTATCGTTTGTACAGCCGCCCAAAATGGTCCCAGTTCATCCGTTCCCGGTTGCGGCGGGACAACCATTTGTACCAGCGCCGTCTGACCTCGTACAGGAAGCGGGCCAGCGATTGGCTGTTGCCGACGATCCCATAGTAGGCATAATGCCCCTTGAGTTTGCGGCTCAGGGCCGCTTGTTGGTCTGCAACCGGCCAGTGGCGGTGCATCCGGCACCAGTGGTTGATCGCCTGCAGGGAGCGGCTGAGCCGGGCTTGGGCGGTCTTGCGTTTGACGACCCAACGCCCTTTCCTTGAGCGTCCCCAGTAGTGGGTGAATCCCAGGTATTGGAAGCTCTGGCCTTTCCGTCCGGGTTTTCTGAAGTCGAGCAGGCGGGTTTTGTCCGGGTGCAGGCGCAGGCCGTATTTGGCCAGGCGCTTGCCCAGAACGGCCAATACCCGCCGGGCGTCTTCTTCCCGTTTGAACACCAGGACCGCATCGTCGGCGAACCGGACTTCGAAGGCGCTGCCTTGCAGTCGCGGTTTGACCGTCTGCTCGAACCACAGGTCGAGCACGTGATGCAGGTAGAGGTTGGCCAGCAGTGGGGAGATCACCCCACCTTGCGGTGTCCCTTGTTCGGGGTAGTGAAGCTGTCCGCCTTCCATGACACCGGCATTCAGCCATTTACCGATCACGCGGCAGATCACGCCGTCGCGCACCCTCTGCCCCAGAAAGTTCCGCAGCCGGTCCCGGTCCACATCGTCGAAGAAGTTTTGGATGTCCAGGTCGATGACCCAGCCACCGCCCATGGCCATCAGCCCGCCCCATAGCCTCTCCAGGGCCTGGTGGGCACTGCGTCCGGGCCGGAACCCGTAGGCGCAGTCGAGAAAGTCCTGCTCGAAGATGGGTTCCAGCGCCATCAGCACCGCCCGTTGCAGCACCTTGTCTTCCAGCGTGGGAATGCCGATCGGGCGGGTCTTTCCCGTTCCCGGCTTGGGCAGGTGGACGCGCCGTACCGCAGGCGCCCGATACCGGCCGGTCTTGAACCGTTCCAGCAGGCGCGTCAGGTTCTCCTCTAAGTCGGCTGCGTATTGGGATGCAGTCACGCCGTCCACCCCGGCGGCCCCGTCCTTGCGGGTGCGCCGCCAGGCTTCTTCCAGCCACACCACGTCGATGTGGTGGGCAATCGTGGTCAGTTCCAGCTTCGGTTCGATCCGGGCCAGTTCCACTAGCTTCCGTTGTCGTGTTGAGATGTTTTCCTGGCTCGATGTCCCGGCCATCTGCCCCTCCGAAAGCCCCATCGTCCGACCTGCCGCTTCCCTCCATCGGGTCCCTTGGGGCAGGTTCCCCGACTTCCCAGGTACTATCGGCAGGCTCCGATTGCTCGATCACCTTCCCAGCGCGCTTCGTCGCCTTCGCGCGCCGGTACCCTGCTTCGTGTCCCGTTCGCTCCCATCGGCCGGACACCGCTCCGATGGGCCTGGGCCTTTTCTCACACGGCGCCCGCACCGCTCTTCCCGCAAGGAGTGATCGAGCCCTCCCAGGTTCCTGGGCGACCCTTGCCCTGCATGCCCCGCTCTTCGACCCCGGCGGAGGGATGATGCCAGGCCAGTACAGCACCACCCCTGTTGCCTTCCGTCCGTTCAACAACGTCGGCTCCGCATTCCGTACTTTCGAGGCTCCATCACGCGGCCTACAGGCCCCCTGTGTACGCTTCGCAGTCGGGATCGCTCCTCGACCACGCAACACTCGGTTCCGGCTGGTGGCCAGCCTTGGCCGGACAGGACTTGCACCTGTCAGGTCGCTCTGAAGGTTTCAGCGATGTCTTTCCTTCTACATAACTTCCTCCTTCTCCAGGCTTGGCCTGGCGCAATGAACGGGTACTCTGTTTCAAACCGGCATGCCGACTGGCAGCAGATAGACCGGCTCGACCGCCTCCGGCAGGGCCAGCGCCTCCGCCAGCGCCGTGTCGTCGAAGGCCCCGACGGTCACCGTCCCAAGCCCCAGGGCGGCGGCCTGGAGGCAGGCGTTCTGGGCCGCATGTCCGGCTTCCAGATGGACGTAACGCATGGCCCGGCTGCCGTATTTGACCGCGGTCCGTTCCGGCACCGCGGTGATGACCAGGATGGCGGCCGCCTCGTACACGCATTCCTGGTCCAGGGCGGCTGCGGCGATGGCGGGACGGTGATCCTGGGAACGCCACAGGAGCAGATCGTGGCTCAGGGGACGGTAATGGTACAGCCCCGGCGCCAGTTCATCGCAGCGGCTCACCGCCAGCAGCACTTCCAGA comes from Methylomarinovum caldicuralii and encodes:
- a CDS encoding SagB/ThcOx family dehydrogenase; amino-acid sequence: MPFVPGRIQTTPLPQPQLENTVSLEQALLQRRSIRSYRPVPVPLAALAQLLWAAQGVSSREGFRTAPSAGALYPLEVLLAVSRCDELAPGLYHYRPLSHDLLLWRSQDHRPAIAAAALDQECVYEAAAILVITAVPERTAVKYGSRAMRYVHLEAGHAAQNACLQAAALGLGTVTVGAFDDTALAEALALPEAVEPVYLLPVGMPV
- the ltrA gene encoding group II intron reverse transcriptase/maturase, which encodes MGLSEGQMAGTSSQENISTRQRKLVELARIEPKLELTTIAHHIDVVWLEEAWRRTRKDGAAGVDGVTASQYAADLEENLTRLLERFKTGRYRAPAVRRVHLPKPGTGKTRPIGIPTLEDKVLQRAVLMALEPIFEQDFLDCAYGFRPGRSAHQALERLWGGLMAMGGGWVIDLDIQNFFDDVDRDRLRNFLGQRVRDGVICRVIGKWLNAGVMEGGQLHYPEQGTPQGGVISPLLANLYLHHVLDLWFEQTVKPRLQGSAFEVRFADDAVLVFKREEDARRVLAVLGKRLAKYGLRLHPDKTRLLDFRKPGRKGQSFQYLGFTHYWGRSRKGRWVVKRKTAQARLSRSLQAINHWCRMHRHWPVADQQAALSRKLKGHYAYYGIVGNSQSLARFLYEVRRRWYKWLSRRNRERMNWDHFGRLYKRYPLPPPRVVHGIARCVATP
- the tnpC gene encoding IS66 family transposase — its product is MERLDLDLSRPPPLPGTVEECHRVIEALWRALGEFQQIQARVEELEEQLALGSDNSSQPPSQDSPKKRAERKGKRPTGRKKGAQVGHPRHERALVPAEAVDEVRHYFPHGRCECGGSVAVRGFRPHQVFDLPEIRYRVVEHRVYEGRCGCCGEKHQGRLPDEVPRGQMGPGLVAWIGLMTGRYHLSLREVEALLEEQWGLRFSLGAISQSQIPLQAWLGPVYNQIGEAVRKALIAHADETRHYRGRSIYWLWALTTDQMAYFLTHYSRGKGAAGELLGDFQGILVTDRHGAYNDHPQDSHQYCWAHLIRNLERIAGRKGQAGEDGERLLRAARLTVHYGKLWQQSHYPSDRYRRRLERLKALFRRELEQAAQRHGDNKTGRSCRKLLDDFPRFWTFLDHPGVPMTNNTAERALRPYVIWRKTRFFSQSHRGDCFRPMILSLVETCKRLKIGVYQTLRTICAQGMAEGEVTFRLPLPEPQPLPVASPAG
- a CDS encoding ZIP family metal transporter → MSAWSSALAFALVAFLGALGAGLAPRYLPAFKAGHWPATTAIAAGLLLASAMVIVIPEGFEMLFMLHPPDTVPHSDTFLTLPPALASGLALLSGFLLMLGLESWGIGHEIEKPADPTPLLSLGLALHALTDGLAIGASIATGLMAVSIPILTAVMVHKLPVAFGLGAFLWRKGTPASNPWRQLLRFSLATPAGLLITFLFLRRLSHDWIGLLLLFSGGTFLYVAAVDVLSHIRQDQPPPVLFRRILIGVIILVTLLILFHNLGFEESHL
- a CDS encoding mechanosensitive ion channel domain-containing protein, producing MRRYLALLLLLALAGSGWGASQAPDAAQIEALRQTIESSTLEEKDRKQALEWLGQALQWLQQAQATEAKQRRLQETVRQAPRRLREIGTLLERPERLARSWPPLRLERPLEQLEVQLAEEEAARNKTTTALQTKEQELAQLVEFAAQGSKRIAALEQQLAEVARELENLPENPADPLQRARRLSLEARRHWLEAQLALLRLQQSHLDLLTKLTRAERDLLRLEAAEHRSRSERLRQAVALAREHKVLSASSTTELALRTAAPEVQPLYEENLELWQELEHLLAEGKHLKHRIDALQNRLTALQRDFERIRQAVELTGTDEAIAAMLSQRLRSLPNLDSFRREGAIRRTRLKQAVVRRFEIEEALRQLEDIDALIEASLAQLPPDLPPGRRAILRLQLREALENRREALQTLQQEYTRYLSSLSKLDALEHQFYEQVQAYRRFLQRQLLWIPYRRLRFDRETLLGPLKYALEPSLIQDRLRQLAVLARRDPGPPAALSLALLVLLFLQRRAARDLTALGQATRSIRSDRFSNTLRALIDTLILAAPLPLLLFGAGLWLRRHSLTEPELTPLAAGLLLAGRPAAAFGILRQLCRPEGLAQRHLRWLQVTRESLWFHLRWFLPWAVLCAFTVGITGSPSLTPASLGLGRLSFALFMLTSTVLIWKLWHRHSPILNQLEASRPSWVVRYHGLWFYPALAVPLELAAAALAGYYYAAFYLAEKAFRTLWFFLALMLVKDLLLRWLYVTERHLRYQEILRRREELRRQRAEEAAATELPPVEEPEVDFGRLSEQTRRLFRIGFFIAGVAGLWWIWQDAIPALNLLKEITLPITTRRLVGGVPKEVPLTLADVTSGILLGILTMLAARNLPGLLEFAVLRHLPLSQGGRYAWSALTQYLITAVGIYLICGALGIQWSEIQWLVAAMSVGLGFGLQEVVANFVSGLILLFERPIRVGDVVTIGDTTGTVSRIRIRATTILNWDRQELVIPNKNFITGEFINWTLTDTINRIVIQIGVAYGCNVEKAMAIVRETARAHPEVLDDPAPLITFESFGDNSLLIILRAYLGTLDNRLSTITDLHRQIYQRLNEAGIEIAFPQRDVHLDSKGPLEVVVRRDQRTSSS
- the rmuC gene encoding DNA recombination protein RmuC; amino-acid sequence: MPAFDPIWLIPLAAGLLLGALLTALLQQRHLSRREQDLALSDQRNRQLMAELESLRSRLGELEDERERLMTRNTELETRLEDQRRHHEEKLAELQQARTQLKAEFEALAARILEEKGRQFSEQSRHSLDQIMAPMREQLQEFRRRIDAIHSEEQKQHGSLLQELRRLQEANQKLDEEAQRLARALKGDSKAQGTWGEIVLETVLERSGLRQGQEYEVQGSFRDPDGKLLRPDVIVHLPEGKDIVIDSKVSLSAWQEYVNADGDSDRQTALKRHLASIRRHIDQLSTKNYEDLPGLNCLDFVLMFMPIEAAFSAAFQADPELFARAFEKRIIVVTPTTLLATLRTVENLWRFERQQENVQHIIERAGRLYDKLRGFLEDFDKIGQQLQTTQNTYNQARNKLTDGRGNLIRQAEMLVDLGVPVKKRLPDLQPPKAD
- the ltrA gene encoding group II intron reverse transcriptase/maturase codes for the protein MGLSEGQMAGTSSQENISTRQRKLAELARIEPKLELTTIAHHIDVVWLEEAWRRTRKDGAAGVDGVTASQYAADLEENLTRLLERFKTGRYRAPAVRRVHLPKPGTGKTRPIGIPTLEDKVLQRAVLMALEPIFEQDFLDCAYGFRPGRSAHQALERLWGGLMAMGGGWVIDLDIQNFFDDVDRDRLRNFLGQRVRDGVICRVIGKWLNAGVMEGGQLHYPEQGTPQGGVISPLLANLYLHHVLDLWFEQTVKPRLQGSAFEVRFADDAVLVFEREEDARRVLAVPGKRLAKYGLRLHPDKTRLLDFRKPGRKGQSFQYLGFTHYWGRSRKGRWVVKRKTAQARLSRSLQAINHWCRMHRHWPVADQQAALSRKLKGHYAYYGIVGNSQSLARFLYEVRRRWYKWLSRRNRERMNWDHFGRLYKRYPLPPPRVVHGIARCVATP